In Hemicordylus capensis ecotype Gifberg chromosome 3, rHemCap1.1.pri, whole genome shotgun sequence, one DNA window encodes the following:
- the PCID2 gene encoding PCI domain-containing protein 2 isoform X1: protein MAHISINQYLQQVLETIENRDGLFCAELVSFKHPHVANPRLQLSSPEEKCQQVLEPPYDEMFAAHLRCTYAVANHDFVEAYKCQTVIVQSFLRAFQAHKEENWALPIMYAVALDLRIFANNADQQLVKRGKGKVGDMLEKAAELLMSCFRVCASDTRAGIEDSKKWGMLFLVNQLFKIYFKINKLHLCKPLIRAIDSSNLKDEYSMAQRVTYRYYVGRKAMFDSDFKQAEEYLSFAFEHCHRSSQKNKRMILIYLLPVKMLLGQMPMIQLLKKYDLMQFAEVTKAVSEGNLLLLNDALAKHEIFFIRCGIFLILEKLKIITYRNLFKKVYLLLKTHQLSLDAFLVALKFMKVNDVDIDEVQCILANLIYMGHIKGYISHQHQKLVVSKQNPFPPLSTVC, encoded by the exons ATGGCACACATCAGTATAAACCAGTATTTACAACAG GTACTAGAAACTATTGAAAACAGAGATGGATTGTTTTGTGCAGAATTGGTATCATTTAAACATCCTCATGTTGCAAATCCTAGACTTCAG CTTTCATCCCCAGAAGAAAAATGTCAACAAGTGCTGGAACCACCATATGATGAAATGTTTGCTGCCCACTTAAG ATGTACTTACGCTGTTGCCAACCATGACTTTGTAGAAGCTTATAAATGCCAGACGGTTATAGTACA ATCTTTCTTGAGAGCCTTTCAAGCACACAAAGAAGAAAACTG GGCTCTGCCTATTATGTATGCAGTAGCACTTGATCTTCGAATTTTTGCTAATAAC GCTGACCAACAGTTGGTGAAAAGAGGCAAAGGCAAAGTTGGTGACATGTTGGAAAAAGCAGCCGAGCTCCTTATGAGTTGTTTCCGAGTCTGTGCCAGTGACAC ACGAGCTGGTATTGAGGATTCTAAAAAGTGGGGCATGTTGTTTCTGGTCAATCAgctatttaaaatttattttaag ATTAACAAACTTCATCTGTGCAAACCCCTCATAAGAGCAATTGATAGCTCAAATCTTAAAGATGAATACAGCATGGCACAGAGGGTCACATACAGATATTACGTTGGACGGAAGGCTATGTTTGATAGTGACTTTAAACAAG CTGAAGAGTATCTCTCTTTTGCCTTTGAGCACTGTCACCGTTCAagccagaaaaacaaaaggaTGATTTTGATTTATTTGCTGCCAGTGAAAATGTTACTG GGCCAAATGCCAAtgatccagcttttaaaaaaatatgaccTCATGCAATTTGCAGAAGTAACAAAGGCTGTGAG TGAAGGAAACCTGCTCTTGTTGAATGATGCTCTAGCAAAACATGAGATATTCTTCATTCGCTGTGGTATCTTCCTTATCCTTGAGAAGTTGAAAATAATCACTTATAGGAATCTCTTCAAGAAAGT GTATTTGTTACTCAAAACCCACCAGCTGTCTCTAGACGCCTTTCTGGTTGCCCTGAAATTCATGAAAGTCAATGATGTTGACATTGATGAAGTCCAGTGCATTCTTGCTAACCTCATATACATG GGTCACATTAAAGGTTATATCTCGCACCAACACCAGAAGCTTGTGGTCAGCAAGCAGAACCCATTCCCCCCACTTTCAACTGTCTGTTGA
- the PCID2 gene encoding PCI domain-containing protein 2 isoform X2 codes for MAHISINQYLQQLSSPEEKCQQVLEPPYDEMFAAHLRCTYAVANHDFVEAYKCQTVIVQSFLRAFQAHKEENWALPIMYAVALDLRIFANNADQQLVKRGKGKVGDMLEKAAELLMSCFRVCASDTRAGIEDSKKWGMLFLVNQLFKIYFKINKLHLCKPLIRAIDSSNLKDEYSMAQRVTYRYYVGRKAMFDSDFKQAEEYLSFAFEHCHRSSQKNKRMILIYLLPVKMLLGQMPMIQLLKKYDLMQFAEVTKAVSEGNLLLLNDALAKHEIFFIRCGIFLILEKLKIITYRNLFKKVYLLLKTHQLSLDAFLVALKFMKVNDVDIDEVQCILANLIYMGHIKGYISHQHQKLVVSKQNPFPPLSTVC; via the exons ATGGCACACATCAGTATAAACCAGTATTTACAACAG CTTTCATCCCCAGAAGAAAAATGTCAACAAGTGCTGGAACCACCATATGATGAAATGTTTGCTGCCCACTTAAG ATGTACTTACGCTGTTGCCAACCATGACTTTGTAGAAGCTTATAAATGCCAGACGGTTATAGTACA ATCTTTCTTGAGAGCCTTTCAAGCACACAAAGAAGAAAACTG GGCTCTGCCTATTATGTATGCAGTAGCACTTGATCTTCGAATTTTTGCTAATAAC GCTGACCAACAGTTGGTGAAAAGAGGCAAAGGCAAAGTTGGTGACATGTTGGAAAAAGCAGCCGAGCTCCTTATGAGTTGTTTCCGAGTCTGTGCCAGTGACAC ACGAGCTGGTATTGAGGATTCTAAAAAGTGGGGCATGTTGTTTCTGGTCAATCAgctatttaaaatttattttaag ATTAACAAACTTCATCTGTGCAAACCCCTCATAAGAGCAATTGATAGCTCAAATCTTAAAGATGAATACAGCATGGCACAGAGGGTCACATACAGATATTACGTTGGACGGAAGGCTATGTTTGATAGTGACTTTAAACAAG CTGAAGAGTATCTCTCTTTTGCCTTTGAGCACTGTCACCGTTCAagccagaaaaacaaaaggaTGATTTTGATTTATTTGCTGCCAGTGAAAATGTTACTG GGCCAAATGCCAAtgatccagcttttaaaaaaatatgaccTCATGCAATTTGCAGAAGTAACAAAGGCTGTGAG TGAAGGAAACCTGCTCTTGTTGAATGATGCTCTAGCAAAACATGAGATATTCTTCATTCGCTGTGGTATCTTCCTTATCCTTGAGAAGTTGAAAATAATCACTTATAGGAATCTCTTCAAGAAAGT GTATTTGTTACTCAAAACCCACCAGCTGTCTCTAGACGCCTTTCTGGTTGCCCTGAAATTCATGAAAGTCAATGATGTTGACATTGATGAAGTCCAGTGCATTCTTGCTAACCTCATATACATG GGTCACATTAAAGGTTATATCTCGCACCAACACCAGAAGCTTGTGGTCAGCAAGCAGAACCCATTCCCCCCACTTTCAACTGTCTGTTGA
- the PCID2 gene encoding PCI domain-containing protein 2 isoform X4 → MDCFVQNWYHLNILMLQILDFRWPLHKEKCQQVLEPPYDEMFAAHLRCTYAVANHDFVEAYKCQTVIVQSFLRAFQAHKEENWALPIMYAVALDLRIFANNADQQLVKRGKGKVGDMLEKAAELLMSCFRVCASDTRAGIEDSKKWGMLFLVNQLFKIYFKINKLHLCKPLIRAIDSSNLKDEYSMAQRVTYRYYVGRKAMFDSDFKQAEEYLSFAFEHCHRSSQKNKRMILIYLLPVKMLLGQMPMIQLLKKYDLMQFAEVTKAVSEGNLLLLNDALAKHEIFFIRCGIFLILEKLKIITYRNLFKKVYLLLKTHQLSLDAFLVALKFMKVNDVDIDEVQCILANLIYMGHIKGYISHQHQKLVVSKQNPFPPLSTVC, encoded by the exons ATGGATTGTTTTGTGCAGAATTGGTATCATTTAAACATCCTCATGTTGCAAATCCTAGACTTCAGG TGGCCCCTTCATA AAGAAAAATGTCAACAAGTGCTGGAACCACCATATGATGAAATGTTTGCTGCCCACTTAAG ATGTACTTACGCTGTTGCCAACCATGACTTTGTAGAAGCTTATAAATGCCAGACGGTTATAGTACA ATCTTTCTTGAGAGCCTTTCAAGCACACAAAGAAGAAAACTG GGCTCTGCCTATTATGTATGCAGTAGCACTTGATCTTCGAATTTTTGCTAATAAC GCTGACCAACAGTTGGTGAAAAGAGGCAAAGGCAAAGTTGGTGACATGTTGGAAAAAGCAGCCGAGCTCCTTATGAGTTGTTTCCGAGTCTGTGCCAGTGACAC ACGAGCTGGTATTGAGGATTCTAAAAAGTGGGGCATGTTGTTTCTGGTCAATCAgctatttaaaatttattttaag ATTAACAAACTTCATCTGTGCAAACCCCTCATAAGAGCAATTGATAGCTCAAATCTTAAAGATGAATACAGCATGGCACAGAGGGTCACATACAGATATTACGTTGGACGGAAGGCTATGTTTGATAGTGACTTTAAACAAG CTGAAGAGTATCTCTCTTTTGCCTTTGAGCACTGTCACCGTTCAagccagaaaaacaaaaggaTGATTTTGATTTATTTGCTGCCAGTGAAAATGTTACTG GGCCAAATGCCAAtgatccagcttttaaaaaaatatgaccTCATGCAATTTGCAGAAGTAACAAAGGCTGTGAG TGAAGGAAACCTGCTCTTGTTGAATGATGCTCTAGCAAAACATGAGATATTCTTCATTCGCTGTGGTATCTTCCTTATCCTTGAGAAGTTGAAAATAATCACTTATAGGAATCTCTTCAAGAAAGT GTATTTGTTACTCAAAACCCACCAGCTGTCTCTAGACGCCTTTCTGGTTGCCCTGAAATTCATGAAAGTCAATGATGTTGACATTGATGAAGTCCAGTGCATTCTTGCTAACCTCATATACATG GGTCACATTAAAGGTTATATCTCGCACCAACACCAGAAGCTTGTGGTCAGCAAGCAGAACCCATTCCCCCCACTTTCAACTGTCTGTTGA
- the PCID2 gene encoding PCI domain-containing protein 2 isoform X3, protein MPDGYSTIFLESLSSTQRRKLADQQLVKRGKGKVGDMLEKAAELLMSCFRVCASDTRAGIEDSKKWGMLFLVNQLFKIYFKINKLHLCKPLIRAIDSSNLKDEYSMAQRVTYRYYVGRKAMFDSDFKQAEEYLSFAFEHCHRSSQKNKRMILIYLLPVKMLLGQMPMIQLLKKYDLMQFAEVTKAVSEGNLLLLNDALAKHEIFFIRCGIFLILEKLKIITYRNLFKKVYLLLKTHQLSLDAFLVALKFMKVNDVDIDEVQCILANLIYMGHIKGYISHQHQKLVVSKQNPFPPLSTVC, encoded by the exons ATGCCAGACGGTTATAGTACA ATCTTTCTTGAGAGCCTTTCAAGCACACAAAGAAGAAAACTG GCTGACCAACAGTTGGTGAAAAGAGGCAAAGGCAAAGTTGGTGACATGTTGGAAAAAGCAGCCGAGCTCCTTATGAGTTGTTTCCGAGTCTGTGCCAGTGACAC ACGAGCTGGTATTGAGGATTCTAAAAAGTGGGGCATGTTGTTTCTGGTCAATCAgctatttaaaatttattttaag ATTAACAAACTTCATCTGTGCAAACCCCTCATAAGAGCAATTGATAGCTCAAATCTTAAAGATGAATACAGCATGGCACAGAGGGTCACATACAGATATTACGTTGGACGGAAGGCTATGTTTGATAGTGACTTTAAACAAG CTGAAGAGTATCTCTCTTTTGCCTTTGAGCACTGTCACCGTTCAagccagaaaaacaaaaggaTGATTTTGATTTATTTGCTGCCAGTGAAAATGTTACTG GGCCAAATGCCAAtgatccagcttttaaaaaaatatgaccTCATGCAATTTGCAGAAGTAACAAAGGCTGTGAG TGAAGGAAACCTGCTCTTGTTGAATGATGCTCTAGCAAAACATGAGATATTCTTCATTCGCTGTGGTATCTTCCTTATCCTTGAGAAGTTGAAAATAATCACTTATAGGAATCTCTTCAAGAAAGT GTATTTGTTACTCAAAACCCACCAGCTGTCTCTAGACGCCTTTCTGGTTGCCCTGAAATTCATGAAAGTCAATGATGTTGACATTGATGAAGTCCAGTGCATTCTTGCTAACCTCATATACATG GGTCACATTAAAGGTTATATCTCGCACCAACACCAGAAGCTTGTGGTCAGCAAGCAGAACCCATTCCCCCCACTTTCAACTGTCTGTTGA